The proteins below are encoded in one region of Mya arenaria isolate MELC-2E11 chromosome 15, ASM2691426v1:
- the LOC128220670 gene encoding lysosome-associated membrane glycoprotein 2-like isoform X1 yields MMQSTWTCLVGLAVVCAASVFASENVDPVRSNYTVSDGHATCIVMATGIRLKIPYVGTNKNYTTIIDVPANTTGSSGKCQNSDGSETLTIQVYPTFTVTLVFGNSSVNPNSYEWKSISLTYKLDGAHFPNATNTGQPISEQLLLANGSLSSTFGGSFSCQGRQDFVMNDGTIFTLSDLQYRAFGVTDSTVFSESNVQHCSADDEDHPNTDLAIAIPVGIALAACIVIVVVIYVVASRVRGPEESGFSDD; encoded by the exons ATGATGCAATCGACATGGACGTGTCTCGTTGGATTAGCAGTAGTATGTG CAGCATCAGTATTTGCCAGCGAGAATGTCGACCCTGTGCGGAGCAATTACACCGTATCTGATGGCCACGCAACATGCATTGTCATGGCAACAGGAATACGCCTCAAGATCCCATATGTTGGAACAAACAAA AACTATACTACAATTATAGACGTGCCTGCAAATACGACAGGTTCATCGGGGAAGTGCCAAAACAGCGACGGGTCAGAAACCTTGACAATACAAGTATACCCAACATTTACAGTGACACTTGTGTTTGGAAACTCCAGTGTTAATCCGAATTCATACGAATGGAAATCCATTAGCCTTACCTACAAACTGGATGGTGCCCACTTTCCAAATGCCACAAACACCGGTCAACCGATCTCAGAACAGCTTCTTCTGGCCAATGGGTCACTGTCGTCAACATTTGGTGGATCGTTCAGTTGCCAAGGTAGACAAGACTTTGTAATGAACGATGGAACAATCTTTACTCTGTCTGATTTGCAATATAGAGCGTTTGGAGTAACGGACAGTACAGTGTTTTCTGAATCAAATGTTCAGCACTGCTCTGCCGACGACGAAGATCACCCTAACACAGATCTTGCTATTGCTATTCCTGTCGGGATCGCCCTGGCTGCGTGTATAGTTATCGTTGTGGTCATTTATGTCGTAGCTAGTCGTGTAAGGGGCCCTGAGGAGTCGGGTTTTTCTGATGATTGA
- the LOC128220670 gene encoding lysosome-associated membrane glycoprotein 2-like isoform X2, whose translation MMQSTWTCLVGLAVVCASVFASENVDPVRSNYTVSDGHATCIVMATGIRLKIPYVGTNKNYTTIIDVPANTTGSSGKCQNSDGSETLTIQVYPTFTVTLVFGNSSVNPNSYEWKSISLTYKLDGAHFPNATNTGQPISEQLLLANGSLSSTFGGSFSCQGRQDFVMNDGTIFTLSDLQYRAFGVTDSTVFSESNVQHCSADDEDHPNTDLAIAIPVGIALAACIVIVVVIYVVASRVRGPEESGFSDD comes from the exons ATGATGCAATCGACATGGACGTGTCTCGTTGGATTAGCAGTAGTATGTG CATCAGTATTTGCCAGCGAGAATGTCGACCCTGTGCGGAGCAATTACACCGTATCTGATGGCCACGCAACATGCATTGTCATGGCAACAGGAATACGCCTCAAGATCCCATATGTTGGAACAAACAAA AACTATACTACAATTATAGACGTGCCTGCAAATACGACAGGTTCATCGGGGAAGTGCCAAAACAGCGACGGGTCAGAAACCTTGACAATACAAGTATACCCAACATTTACAGTGACACTTGTGTTTGGAAACTCCAGTGTTAATCCGAATTCATACGAATGGAAATCCATTAGCCTTACCTACAAACTGGATGGTGCCCACTTTCCAAATGCCACAAACACCGGTCAACCGATCTCAGAACAGCTTCTTCTGGCCAATGGGTCACTGTCGTCAACATTTGGTGGATCGTTCAGTTGCCAAGGTAGACAAGACTTTGTAATGAACGATGGAACAATCTTTACTCTGTCTGATTTGCAATATAGAGCGTTTGGAGTAACGGACAGTACAGTGTTTTCTGAATCAAATGTTCAGCACTGCTCTGCCGACGACGAAGATCACCCTAACACAGATCTTGCTATTGCTATTCCTGTCGGGATCGCCCTGGCTGCGTGTATAGTTATCGTTGTGGTCATTTATGTCGTAGCTAGTCGTGTAAGGGGCCCTGAGGAGTCGGGTTTTTCTGATGATTGA